In a genomic window of Aeromonas veronii:
- the gpsA gene encoding NAD(P)H-dependent glycerol-3-phosphate dehydrogenase, translated as MADQIAISVLGAGSYGSALAISLARNGHPTLLWGHDPAHVAELEQDRCNKAFLPDVPFPADLQLTADLQRAVQAAPVLLLVVPSHVFGDVLTRIKPFLRPDTRIAWATKGLEPDSGRLLQDVAREVLGDEMPLAVISGPTFAKELAAGLPTAISVASTHDEFADDLSHLLHCGRSFRVYTNPDFVGLQLGGAVKNVIAIGAGLSDGLGFGANARTALITRGLVEMQRLGAALGADAKTFMGMAGLGDLVLTCTDNQSRNRRFGLALGAGKDVNTAMTEIGQVVEGYRNTKEVHLLAARCGVEMPICEQIFKVLYEGKNPKEAAIALLSRDKKDE; from the coding sequence ATGGCTGACCAGATCGCTATCTCGGTCTTGGGGGCGGGGTCTTATGGCTCCGCCCTTGCCATTTCTCTGGCGCGCAACGGTCATCCGACCCTGCTGTGGGGTCACGACCCTGCTCATGTCGCCGAGCTGGAACAAGACCGCTGCAACAAGGCTTTTCTGCCTGATGTCCCTTTTCCTGCCGATCTGCAGCTAACTGCGGATCTGCAACGTGCGGTACAGGCTGCCCCCGTGCTGCTGCTGGTCGTGCCGAGCCATGTATTTGGCGATGTGCTGACCCGGATCAAGCCCTTCCTGCGCCCCGATACCCGTATCGCCTGGGCCACCAAGGGTCTGGAGCCGGACAGTGGCCGTCTGCTGCAGGATGTGGCTCGTGAAGTGCTGGGTGACGAGATGCCGCTGGCGGTCATCTCCGGCCCCACCTTCGCCAAGGAGCTGGCTGCCGGTTTGCCGACCGCCATCTCGGTCGCCTCGACTCACGACGAGTTCGCCGACGATCTCTCCCACCTACTGCACTGTGGCCGCTCGTTCCGGGTCTATACCAATCCGGACTTCGTCGGTCTACAGCTGGGTGGGGCGGTGAAGAACGTCATCGCCATCGGTGCCGGTCTCTCCGACGGGCTCGGGTTTGGCGCCAATGCCAGAACCGCGCTCATCACCCGGGGTCTGGTGGAGATGCAGCGTCTGGGGGCTGCGCTGGGTGCCGATGCCAAAACCTTTATGGGGATGGCGGGGCTCGGGGATCTGGTGCTCACCTGTACCGACAACCAGTCGCGCAACCGTCGCTTCGGGCTGGCCCTCGGGGCTGGCAAGGATGTGAACACCGCCATGACCGAGATCGGTCAGGTGGTGGAGGGATATCGCAACACCAAAGAGGTGCATCTGCTGGCGGCCCGCTGCGGCGTCGAGATGCCCATCTGCGAGCAGATCTTCAAGGTGCTTTACGAGGGTAAGAACCCGAAAGAGGCGGCCATCGCCCTGCTGTCGCGAGACAAGAAGGACGAGTAA
- the bioH gene encoding pimeloyl-ACP methyl ester esterase BioH, with protein sequence MSISVEQFGQGPDLVLLHGWGMNGAVWHGIAQQLAPHYRVHLVDLPGFGNSLLADEVDYSLPWLAEQVAAILPQKCHLLGWSLGGLVASRLALTHPDRLHSLITVASSPCFMARDEWPGIAPKVLTGFNQMLAGDFRQTIERFLAIQAMGSEHARDDIRQLRHWLAERPAPQFAALEAGLTLLADIDLREPLRELDLPWLRIYGRLDSLVPKAAIPLLDDLYPASRSVTLNKASHAPFISHPDEFFEIVRDFVG encoded by the coding sequence ATGAGCATATCGGTAGAGCAGTTTGGCCAGGGGCCCGATCTGGTGCTGTTGCACGGTTGGGGGATGAACGGTGCGGTCTGGCATGGTATTGCCCAACAGTTGGCGCCCCACTATCGGGTTCATCTGGTAGATTTGCCCGGTTTTGGCAACAGCCTGCTGGCAGACGAGGTGGATTACAGCCTGCCCTGGCTTGCCGAGCAGGTGGCCGCCATCTTGCCGCAGAAGTGCCATCTGCTTGGCTGGTCGCTCGGCGGTCTGGTGGCAAGCCGGTTGGCGCTGACGCATCCCGATCGGTTGCACTCCCTGATCACGGTAGCCAGCTCTCCCTGCTTTATGGCGCGGGACGAGTGGCCCGGAATTGCCCCCAAGGTACTGACCGGCTTCAACCAGATGTTGGCGGGGGATTTTCGCCAGACCATAGAGCGCTTTCTGGCGATCCAGGCGATGGGCAGCGAACATGCCCGAGATGATATCCGTCAGTTGCGCCACTGGCTGGCCGAGCGCCCGGCGCCCCAGTTTGCCGCACTTGAGGCCGGGCTGACGCTGTTGGCCGACATTGACCTGCGCGAACCGCTGCGGGAGCTGGATCTGCCCTGGTTGCGGATCTATGGCCGACTGGATTCATTGGTACCCAAGGCGGCCATTCCCCTGCTGGATGATCTCTACCCTGCCAGCCGCAGTGTGACCCTCAATAAGGCCTCACACGCACCTTTTATCTCCCACCCTGACGAATTCTTTGAAATCGTTCGAGATTTTGTTGGCTAA
- a CDS encoding ComF family protein: protein MLKRLLAKASPLLGNHGDWQGSCLLCHQPCDNEPLLCSWCRQALHQSQPRCHLCAAPLADYIEESTPVCGRCQRRPPPWERLQVIGDYQAPYPMLIPRLKYSGQILLAPLLARLLADHLDGREPPEAIIPVPLHWWRQWRRGFNQAEEIAQALGEFTDIPCDNTLLQRIKATPQQTTLSAGQRRRNLRGAFRIRPHHYRHVALLDDVVTTGATAGQLSRLLHESGITKVEVWAICRTLRHNK from the coding sequence ATGTTAAAGCGACTGCTCGCTAAAGCAAGCCCGCTGCTCGGCAACCACGGCGACTGGCAAGGGAGTTGCCTGCTCTGTCATCAGCCTTGCGACAACGAGCCCCTGCTCTGCAGCTGGTGTCGGCAGGCGCTGCACCAGTCACAGCCGAGATGCCACCTCTGCGCCGCACCGCTGGCTGACTATATAGAAGAGAGCACACCGGTCTGTGGTCGCTGCCAGCGCAGGCCTCCCCCCTGGGAGCGGTTGCAGGTGATCGGCGACTACCAGGCTCCCTACCCCATGCTGATCCCCCGGCTCAAATATTCCGGCCAGATCCTGCTGGCGCCGCTACTGGCACGCCTCTTGGCCGATCATCTGGATGGCCGCGAGCCGCCGGAGGCGATCATTCCGGTTCCCCTGCACTGGTGGCGGCAGTGGCGGCGAGGGTTCAATCAGGCGGAGGAGATCGCGCAAGCCCTTGGCGAGTTCACCGACATTCCCTGCGACAACACTTTGTTGCAGCGCATCAAGGCGACCCCGCAACAAACAACCCTGAGCGCCGGGCAACGGCGGCGCAATCTGCGCGGGGCATTCCGGATCCGCCCCCACCACTATCGCCATGTCGCCCTGCTCGATGACGTCGTGACCACAGGCGCCACCGCTGGGCAGCTCAGCCGTTTGCTCCATGAGAGCGGCATCACAAAGGTAGAAGTATGGGCAATCTGTCGAACCCTGCGGCACAACAAGTAG
- the nfuA gene encoding Fe-S biogenesis protein NfuA → MISISDAAQAHFRKLLEKQPDGTNIRVFVVNPGTQNAECGVSYCPPDAVDPEDQHLPFSGFDCMVDPLSAPFLVDATIDFVTDQMGSQLTLKAPNAKMRKVADDAPLIERIEYVLMSEVNPMLAGHGGKVTLVELTEDKLAILQFGGGCNGCSMVDYTLKEGIEKQLLEKFPGELNGVKDATEHQRGDHSYY, encoded by the coding sequence ATGATCAGCATTTCCGACGCCGCCCAGGCCCATTTCCGTAAACTGCTGGAAAAACAGCCTGATGGCACCAATATCCGGGTGTTTGTGGTCAATCCGGGAACCCAGAATGCCGAGTGTGGCGTATCGTATTGCCCGCCCGATGCCGTGGACCCGGAAGATCAACACCTGCCCTTCAGCGGCTTCGACTGCATGGTTGATCCCCTGAGCGCCCCCTTCCTGGTGGATGCCACCATCGACTTCGTGACCGATCAGATGGGCTCCCAGCTCACCCTGAAAGCACCGAACGCCAAGATGCGTAAAGTGGCCGACGACGCGCCGCTGATCGAGCGCATCGAGTACGTGTTGATGTCCGAAGTGAACCCCATGCTGGCCGGTCACGGTGGCAAAGTCACCCTGGTCGAGCTGACTGAAGACAAACTGGCCATCCTGCAGTTTGGCGGTGGTTGCAACGGTTGCTCCATGGTCGATTACACCCTGAAAGAGGGAATCGAGAAGCAGCTGCTGGAGAAGTTCCCGGGTGAGCTCAACGGTGTGAAAGACGCCACCGAGCACCAGCGCGGCGACCACTCCTACTACTGA
- the secB gene encoding protein-export chaperone SecB — MADEINNQEVQPEFHIQRVYTKDVSFEAPNTPHIFQKEWQPDVKLDMDTKTNILAENVYEVVLTLTVTCKLETETAFLCEVQQAGIFTIGNLPEPQLAHCLAAFCPNILFPYAREAVANMVSKGSFPQLNLAPVNFDALFAQHMAQAQAQQATAEA, encoded by the coding sequence ATGGCTGACGAGATCAACAACCAGGAAGTACAACCGGAATTCCACATCCAGCGTGTTTACACCAAGGATGTCTCTTTCGAAGCGCCGAACACCCCGCACATCTTCCAGAAAGAGTGGCAGCCGGACGTCAAGCTGGATATGGATACCAAGACCAACATCCTGGCTGAGAACGTGTACGAGGTTGTCCTGACCCTGACCGTAACTTGCAAACTGGAAACCGAAACCGCCTTCCTGTGCGAAGTACAGCAAGCTGGTATCTTCACCATCGGTAACCTGCCGGAGCCGCAACTGGCTCACTGCCTGGCTGCCTTCTGCCCGAACATCTTGTTCCCGTATGCCCGCGAAGCCGTGGCCAACATGGTGAGCAAGGGTTCCTTCCCGCAGCTGAACCTGGCACCGGTCAACTTCGATGCCCTGTTTGCCCAGCACATGGCGCAAGCACAGGCCCAGCAGGCGACTGCGGAAGCCTGA
- a CDS encoding flagellar biosynthesis protein FlgE, with translation MRIDSAFNSGVQGFQRAEQIADKASNQIARLNTPSGDQVQVTDELVNLKVAEQQAGASAKVVQTASDMMGTLIDIRV, from the coding sequence ATGCGTATTGATTCTGCTTTCAACAGCGGGGTACAGGGATTTCAGCGAGCCGAGCAGATTGCCGACAAGGCATCCAATCAGATCGCCCGCCTCAACACCCCCAGCGGGGATCAGGTGCAAGTGACCGATGAGCTCGTCAATCTCAAGGTGGCCGAGCAGCAGGCTGGCGCTTCCGCCAAGGTCGTGCAGACCGCCAGCGACATGATGGGAACCCTGATCGACATCCGGGTGTGA